One genomic region from Thalassotalea sp. PS06 encodes:
- the moaB gene encoding molybdenum cofactor biosynthesis protein B, giving the protein MSTKPARPFAPLNIAVLTVSDTRDMDTDTSGQVLVDRLTEAGHTLAARGICKDDIYQLRSQVSQWIADSDIHAILLTGGTGFSERDNTPQAISPLFDKEIEGFGELFRNISYGEIGTSTIQSRAIGGMANHTVIFCLPGSTNACRTGWDKIIKEQLDATHKPCNFICHLKVAAPCEPRG; this is encoded by the coding sequence ATGTCGACTAAACCCGCGCGCCCATTTGCGCCATTAAATATTGCCGTTTTAACCGTTTCCGACACTCGGGATATGGACACAGACACGTCCGGTCAGGTACTGGTGGATAGGTTAACTGAGGCCGGCCACACGCTGGCGGCCCGCGGTATTTGTAAAGACGATATCTATCAATTGCGCAGCCAGGTTTCACAATGGATTGCTGATAGCGATATTCACGCAATCCTGCTTACCGGCGGAACCGGGTTTTCCGAGCGTGACAATACCCCACAAGCTATCAGCCCGTTATTTGATAAAGAAATCGAAGGCTTTGGTGAATTGTTTCGCAACATTTCCTATGGCGAGATTGGTACTTCAACCATTCAATCCCGTGCCATCGGTGGCATGGCCAATCATACGGTAATTTTCTGTCTGCCAGGCTCTACCAATGCTTGTCGTACCGGCTGGGACAAAATCATTAAAGAACAGTTAGATGCGACTCACAAACCATGTAACTTTATTTGTCACTTAAAAGTGGCGGCGCCTTGCGAGCCAAGAGGCTAA
- the moaE gene encoding molybdopterin synthase catalytic subunit MoaE encodes MNTKITIQTKDFSPGDEINWLEQETSGDGALVTFIGKVRDHNQGQEVANLFLEHYAGMAERCLENIADQARARWQVGKICIIHRVGELNINDNIVFVGVTSAHRQDAFYASQFIMDYLKINAPFWKKEQTPRGSRWVEAKQQDQSEAQKW; translated from the coding sequence ATGAATACAAAAATCACCATACAGACCAAAGACTTTTCTCCAGGGGACGAAATTAACTGGCTGGAACAGGAGACTTCGGGAGATGGTGCGCTGGTTACCTTCATCGGCAAGGTTCGTGACCACAATCAGGGTCAAGAGGTTGCGAACTTGTTTCTCGAGCATTATGCTGGCATGGCTGAACGTTGTCTGGAAAATATTGCCGATCAAGCCAGAGCCCGTTGGCAGGTTGGAAAAATTTGTATCATCCACCGTGTCGGTGAACTCAACATTAATGATAATATTGTTTTTGTTGGTGTCACCAGTGCTCACAGACAAGATGCATTTTACGCCAGTCAATTTATAATGGACTATCTGAAAATAAACGCCCCCTTTTGGAAAAAAGAGCAAACCCCACGCGGTAGCCGCTGGGTAGAAGCTAAACAACAAGATCAATCCGAGGCGCAAAAGTGGTAA
- the msrA gene encoding peptide-methionine (S)-S-oxide reductase MsrA, producing the protein MMSEQNVQTATIAGGCFWCLEAPYQRVPGVISAISGYMGGEIENPTYAQVCSGTTGHAEVVQVTFNPDKISFEEILDIFFILHDPTQLNRQGNDTGTQYRSAIFPHNDEQLQQAKAKIDALNQEGEYTLEIVTTIEPLATFYRAEDYHQDYYDTNPHQSYCQVIVAPKLEKLKRYLQGK; encoded by the coding sequence ATGATGTCTGAACAAAATGTACAAACCGCAACCATCGCGGGCGGCTGTTTTTGGTGCCTGGAAGCACCCTATCAGCGCGTGCCGGGTGTGATTAGCGCAATCAGCGGTTATATGGGTGGTGAAATTGAAAACCCAACCTACGCACAAGTTTGTTCCGGCACCACAGGACATGCGGAAGTCGTACAAGTTACGTTTAACCCGGACAAGATAAGCTTTGAAGAGATCCTGGATATCTTTTTTATTCTTCACGACCCAACCCAGTTAAATCGGCAGGGAAATGATACCGGTACTCAGTATCGAAGTGCGATTTTCCCCCATAACGATGAACAGTTACAACAAGCTAAAGCAAAAATCGACGCGCTAAACCAAGAAGGTGAATACACTTTGGAGATTGTCACCACCATTGAACCACTGGCCACCTTTTATCGCGCCGAAGATTATCACCAGGATTATTACGATACCAACCCACACCAATCCTATTGCCAGGTGATCGTTGCTCCGAAACTGGAAAAGTTGAAGCGTTATTTGCAGGGCAAATAG
- the moaD gene encoding molybdopterin converting factor subunit 1, which produces MAIGKTKQNIKVLFFAQFREQLGCEQIALSASEAGSIEEIKANLISRGGQFEKVFSSANLLVAVNQQMVSSNSTIQGGDEVAFFPPVTGG; this is translated from the coding sequence GTGGCCATTGGCAAAACTAAACAAAATATTAAGGTGTTGTTTTTCGCCCAGTTTCGTGAGCAGCTTGGGTGCGAACAGATCGCCTTGAGTGCGAGCGAAGCCGGTTCAATTGAAGAGATAAAAGCGAACCTGATAAGTCGCGGCGGCCAGTTTGAAAAGGTTTTCTCCAGCGCTAACCTTCTGGTTGCAGTAAACCAACAAATGGTATCGAGTAACTCAACCATCCAAGGTGGTGATGAAGTTGCCTTTTTTCCGCCGGTAACTGGTGGTTAA
- a CDS encoding cytochrome c3 family protein translates to MKAFILRIWHTLTRPSVHYSLGFLTLGGFIAGIIFWGGFNTAMELTNTEEFCTGCHEMSANPYEEMKTTIHFSNRSGVRATCPDCHVPHEWTDKIARKMQASKEVWGKVFGTINTREKFLAKRRELAEHEWARLKANDSLECRNCHDFSYMDFTSQSIRAAKQHSTSLASGEKTCIDCHKGIAHHLPDMEGVSGW, encoded by the coding sequence ATGAAAGCATTCATTCTCCGCATATGGCACACCCTAACCCGACCCAGCGTTCATTATTCGCTGGGCTTTCTCACCCTGGGTGGATTTATTGCCGGGATAATCTTCTGGGGCGGATTCAACACCGCGATGGAGCTGACTAACACAGAAGAGTTCTGTACGGGTTGCCATGAAATGTCTGCAAACCCCTACGAAGAAATGAAAACTACGATTCACTTCAGTAACCGCTCCGGCGTTCGTGCTACCTGCCCTGATTGTCATGTACCCCACGAGTGGACCGATAAAATTGCCCGAAAAATGCAAGCCTCCAAAGAAGTCTGGGGTAAGGTTTTCGGTACCATTAATACCCGCGAAAAGTTTCTGGCCAAACGCCGTGAACTTGCCGAACACGAGTGGGCACGGTTAAAAGCTAATGATTCGCTAGAGTGTCGAAACTGTCACGACTTCAGTTATATGGATTTTACGTCACAAAGTATTCGCGCTGCGAAGCAGCACAGCACATCTCTGGCATCTGGAGAAAAAACCTGTATCGATTGCCATAAAGGTATTGCGCACCATTTACCGGATATGGAAGGGGTAAGCGGGTGGTAG
- the modB gene encoding molybdate ABC transporter permease subunit, whose amino-acid sequence MISNDEWLALYTTIKLAGLTTLILLLIGTPLAWYLSKLKSRYKVILEAIVALPLVLPPTVLGFYLLVLFSPTNSPGKLWMETTGYSLAFSFTGILIGSVIYSLPFVVQPLQKAFEQLGDHLLEAGAMLSANSVDRFFTIVMPMTKASFITAASLGFAHTVGEFGVVLMIGGNIPGETRVLSIALFDHVEALNYGTAHWIAALLLIGSMVLLALIYLLNFNHERSIQVRSEH is encoded by the coding sequence ATGATAAGCAATGACGAATGGCTGGCGCTGTACACCACAATAAAACTGGCGGGACTAACAACGCTTATTCTATTGTTGATAGGTACGCCTCTTGCCTGGTATCTGAGCAAGCTTAAAAGTCGCTATAAAGTTATCCTCGAGGCAATCGTCGCCTTGCCGTTGGTATTGCCACCAACGGTATTAGGGTTTTACTTGTTAGTACTTTTTTCACCAACCAACTCGCCTGGCAAGCTATGGATGGAAACTACTGGTTATTCTCTGGCATTCAGCTTTACCGGTATCCTTATTGGTTCAGTGATATATTCCCTACCTTTCGTTGTGCAACCATTACAAAAAGCCTTTGAACAGCTTGGTGATCATTTATTAGAAGCCGGAGCCATGCTTTCGGCAAATAGCGTTGATCGTTTTTTTACCATTGTGATGCCAATGACCAAGGCCAGTTTTATAACTGCTGCCAGTCTGGGTTTTGCCCATACGGTAGGTGAATTTGGCGTGGTATTAATGATTGGTGGCAATATTCCGGGGGAAACCCGCGTACTCTCCATTGCACTATTCGACCATGTGGAAGCCTTAAATTACGGTACCGCACACTGGATAGCCGCATTGTTGCTAATTGGTTCCATGGTCTTGCTAGCACTTATCTATCTACTCAACTTCAACCATGAACGCAGTATTCAGGTTCGTTCGGAGCACTAA
- a CDS encoding DUF3820 family protein: MDQQELIDAVNQKMPFGKYQGRPLLKLPEPYLVWFKTKGFPDSKLGRQLALIYEVKLNGLEAMLMPLLRDDY; encoded by the coding sequence ATGGATCAACAAGAATTAATCGACGCCGTTAACCAGAAAATGCCGTTTGGCAAATATCAGGGGCGACCATTGCTTAAACTTCCTGAACCTTATCTGGTGTGGTTTAAAACCAAAGGCTTTCCAGATTCTAAATTAGGCCGACAACTAGCGTTAATTTATGAAGTGAAGCTTAATGGATTGGAAGCCATGCTTATGCCTTTACTTAGGGATGACTACTAA
- the moaC gene encoding cyclic pyranopterin monophosphate synthase MoaC produces the protein MGLSHINQAGEANMVDVSEKAVTAREAKAEGFVKMQPETLKLIVEGKHHKGDVFSVARIAGIQGAKKCSDLIPLCHPLMLSKVQVDFDIDEANSQVRISSLCKLAGQTGVEMEALTAVSVAALTLFDMCKAVDPSMVLSDIRVLEKRGGKSGHWQN, from the coding sequence ATGGGATTGAGTCATATTAATCAGGCCGGTGAAGCCAACATGGTAGATGTTAGCGAAAAAGCGGTGACCGCCAGGGAAGCCAAAGCTGAAGGCTTTGTAAAAATGCAGCCTGAAACCTTAAAGCTAATTGTTGAAGGTAAGCATCATAAAGGTGATGTTTTCTCTGTCGCTCGTATCGCCGGCATTCAAGGCGCAAAGAAATGCAGTGATCTGATCCCCCTTTGTCATCCGTTAATGCTTTCTAAAGTTCAGGTGGATTTTGATATTGATGAAGCCAACAGCCAGGTAAGGATATCCAGCTTATGCAAGCTTGCCGGTCAAACCGGCGTTGAAATGGAAGCACTGACAGCAGTTTCGGTAGCAGCATTAACCTTATTTGATATGTGCAAAGCGGTTGACCCATCGATGGTGTTAAGCGACATCAGGGTATTAGAAAAACGTGGAGGCAAAAGTGGCCATTGGCAAAACTAA
- the modA gene encoding molybdate ABC transporter substrate-binding protein, which produces MVNILRSLTILLTLCLSYLANANEQPLKIGVAANFAEPLRKLIETYNQQNDTKIDVKISVAATAVLYQQVRHGAPFDMVFAADKKRPRLIEEEGLGLADTRFTYAIGQLALWSAINDKTSIDLLQEHDRRIAIAAPHLAPYGKAAKEALLSLGLWRKYHNRVITGNNINQTYQHTRTGAVEFGIISHSQFLLSDIGSGVLIDSSLHEPIEQQMIILSSSNQIELARKFQQFILSDSSQKMIIKMGYADSGISVDDKQ; this is translated from the coding sequence GTGGTAAATATTCTCCGTTCCCTGACAATTCTTCTTACCTTATGTTTATCATATCTTGCTAATGCTAATGAACAACCGTTAAAAATTGGTGTTGCTGCAAATTTTGCTGAGCCTTTAAGAAAACTGATTGAAACCTACAATCAACAAAACGATACCAAAATTGACGTTAAGATATCCGTCGCCGCTACCGCGGTGCTTTACCAACAGGTCCGCCATGGTGCCCCATTTGATATGGTGTTTGCCGCCGATAAGAAACGCCCTAGATTGATTGAAGAAGAGGGACTTGGCCTTGCTGACACTCGTTTTACTTATGCTATCGGCCAGCTAGCCTTGTGGTCTGCCATCAATGACAAGACAAGTATTGACCTGTTGCAAGAACACGACAGAAGAATAGCGATTGCGGCCCCGCATTTAGCGCCATACGGGAAAGCAGCGAAAGAGGCGTTATTGTCCCTTGGACTATGGCGCAAATATCACAACCGGGTGATAACCGGTAATAACATTAATCAAACCTATCAGCATACCCGCACCGGCGCCGTCGAATTTGGTATTATCTCTCATTCGCAATTTTTACTTTCCGATATCGGTAGTGGTGTGTTGATTGATAGTTCTTTACACGAACCTATTGAACAGCAAATGATCATCTTAAGTTCTTCGAACCAGATTGAGTTAGCACGAAAATTTCAGCAATTCATTCTCAGTGACAGTAGTCAGAAAATGATCATTAAAATGGGATACGCCGACTCAGGGATCAGTGTCGATGATAAGCAATGA
- the rmf gene encoding ribosome modulation factor, producing MKRQKRDRLQRAHSHGYQAGLHGKNKEECPYQNLDAKSEWLGGWREAMSDRSMGLFK from the coding sequence ATGAAGAGACAAAAGCGCGACCGTCTGCAACGAGCACATTCCCATGGTTATCAAGCCGGTTTACACGGCAAAAACAAAGAGGAATGTCCCTACCAGAATCTCGATGCAAAATCCGAATGGCTCGGTGGTTGGCGCGAAGCAATGTCCGATCGAAGTATGGGGTTATTTAAATAA
- the modC gene encoding molybdenum ABC transporter ATP-binding protein, producing the protein MELANTHDHEHQHLSIDVELDFDSFHLQCQFDFNVNGITGILGHSGSGKTSLLRVIAGLNSDARGRVILNSRALQSNKTFIKPEHRRIGFVFQDARLFPHLSVAGNLQYARKRCKPTSLNFDEIVQLTQIEKLLNRDVLKLSAGEKQRVAIARALLAEPELLLMDEPLSNLDNRARGKMVQLLRHIHQQLDLPILYVSHNIIEIQQLADDVVVMENGRIIQHGHVHQVLNNLNERMATEFSSPTSLTLKVKQHLVNFGLTQLDFLPPNNNQVKLFAPLMNQPLGEELRCYILADDLSISLNKPEASSIINCLPGKISQLHRLSRNGMLIKVQVMDFTFAINTSRYAVEFLQLKHGTEVFIQFQADAVRCY; encoded by the coding sequence GTGGAATTAGCCAATACGCACGACCATGAACACCAACATTTGAGTATCGATGTAGAGCTGGATTTCGACAGTTTTCATCTGCAATGCCAGTTTGATTTTAACGTTAACGGTATCACCGGTATTCTCGGCCATTCTGGCTCGGGAAAAACCAGCTTGCTGCGAGTCATCGCTGGCCTGAACAGTGACGCCAGAGGCCGGGTTATACTGAATAGCCGTGCATTGCAGAGCAATAAAACCTTTATAAAACCAGAGCACCGCAGAATCGGATTTGTGTTTCAGGATGCGAGATTATTCCCGCACCTGTCCGTTGCCGGAAACCTGCAATATGCACGAAAACGCTGTAAACCCACCAGTTTAAATTTCGATGAAATCGTTCAGCTTACGCAAATAGAAAAGTTGTTAAATCGCGATGTCTTAAAATTGTCAGCCGGTGAAAAACAACGGGTTGCTATCGCCAGGGCATTGTTAGCAGAACCGGAATTGCTATTAATGGACGAGCCGTTATCGAATCTTGATAATCGTGCCCGTGGCAAAATGGTGCAACTATTACGACATATCCACCAGCAATTAGATCTACCGATTTTATATGTCAGTCACAACATAATCGAAATCCAGCAATTGGCAGATGATGTGGTAGTGATGGAAAACGGCCGGATCATTCAACATGGCCATGTTCATCAAGTGTTGAACAACCTTAATGAGCGCATGGCTACCGAGTTTAGCAGCCCGACGTCGCTCACCCTAAAAGTAAAGCAACATCTGGTTAATTTTGGTCTGACGCAACTGGACTTCTTACCACCGAACAATAATCAGGTGAAGTTGTTTGCGCCACTGATGAATCAGCCCTTAGGAGAAGAGCTCAGGTGCTACATACTTGCGGACGATCTGAGCATTAGCCTTAACAAACCAGAAGCAAGTTCCATCATTAATTGTCTGCCCGGGAAAATCAGCCAGTTACACCGATTAAGTCGAAACGGCATGCTGATTAAAGTGCAGGTAATGGATTTCACCTTCGCGATAAATACCTCACGTTATGCGGTGGAGTTTTTACAGCTTAAGCACGGTACCGAGGTATTTATTCAGTTTCAGGCTGACGCGGTGCGCTGTTATTAA
- the moaA gene encoding GTP 3',8-cyclase MoaA — MLQDAFGRKFYYLRLSITDVCNFRCNYCLPDGYQCDHDRDFLSLSEITRLANGFSQLGTEKIRITGGEPALRKDLPEIIQACKGTDGIEHVAMTSNGFNLLQKAKDWIDAGLDSLNISIDSLDPRQFEAITGKNKLDDILAGIDKCLTLGLTNIKINSVLMREFNQHDLNQFFDFVSKTPITLRFIELMQTGNNLEFYNAQHVSGQQIENTLLEKGWRLTTRPKTAGPALEYQHDNFAGKIGLIRPYSKDFCSTCNRLRVSALGKLHLCLFADEGLSIREYLDSDNSLALQNAIREMLAEKKPTHYLQQGHTGATTQLSMLGG; from the coding sequence ATGCTTCAAGATGCGTTTGGTCGTAAGTTTTATTATTTACGGCTCTCCATAACCGACGTCTGCAACTTCCGTTGCAACTACTGCCTGCCTGATGGTTATCAATGTGACCATGATCGGGATTTTTTGTCGTTGTCTGAAATAACCCGTCTGGCGAATGGTTTTTCCCAACTAGGAACCGAAAAAATCCGTATCACCGGAGGCGAACCAGCGCTTCGTAAAGACCTGCCTGAAATTATTCAAGCCTGTAAAGGCACCGATGGTATCGAGCACGTGGCGATGACCAGCAATGGTTTTAATCTTTTACAAAAAGCCAAAGACTGGATTGATGCCGGATTAGATAGCTTAAACATCAGTATCGATTCCCTCGACCCGCGTCAGTTCGAAGCCATTACCGGTAAAAATAAGCTTGATGACATTCTTGCGGGTATTGATAAATGCCTGACGCTTGGGTTAACCAACATCAAGATTAACTCGGTGTTAATGCGGGAATTTAATCAACACGACCTCAATCAGTTTTTTGATTTTGTCAGCAAAACCCCGATTACCCTGCGCTTTATCGAGTTAATGCAAACCGGCAATAACCTCGAATTTTATAATGCCCAGCATGTCAGCGGTCAACAAATCGAAAACACCCTGCTCGAAAAAGGCTGGCGTTTAACGACGCGGCCGAAAACAGCCGGCCCGGCACTGGAATATCAACATGACAACTTCGCCGGAAAAATCGGTTTGATTCGCCCTTACAGCAAAGACTTTTGCAGTACCTGTAATCGCCTGAGAGTAAGCGCGCTCGGAAAATTACACCTTTGTCTTTTTGCTGACGAGGGTTTGTCCATTCGCGAATATCTCGATAGCGATAACTCACTGGCACTGCAAAACGCGATTCGCGAGATGCTAGCCGAGAAAAAACCAACCCATTATCTGCAGCAAGGTCACACTGGCGCTACCACCCAATTATCCATGCTGGGAGGTTAA
- the glp gene encoding gephyrin-like molybdotransferase Glp — translation MPSDVCAAPKLLSFDQAVERIHSLVSPVQQTEKVAIEDAIGRICASPVLSPVYVPPADNSAMDGFAFVHPGDVDVTTVSFELIGESFAGHPFAGTVQPGQSVRIMTGGLVPDGCDTVLMQEDCAVNDGKITINRLPKPGNSIRCRGEDINLGSEVVAKGKIINAVDIGLLSSLGVSHVEVTRQVKVAVLASGDELKSPGEPLASGEIYESNRISIATMLTKLGCEVLDLGIIPDDPKALTDAFSKANQECDIVISSGGVSVGEADYTKQVLDDIGEIDFYKIAMKPGKPFACGKLSDSVFFGLPGNPVSALVTFMQLAVPGIETMQGKSKQKRIGFWAEATSNLRKSIGRRDFQRGIYEFSETGLPKVTSTGAQGSGILTSLAKANCFIVLAAEQSSVKAGESVWVEPFPAWLN, via the coding sequence ATGCCCTCTGATGTCTGCGCCGCACCAAAACTCTTATCTTTCGACCAGGCCGTCGAACGCATTCATTCTTTAGTTTCACCGGTTCAACAAACTGAAAAAGTCGCCATCGAAGATGCCATTGGCCGTATCTGCGCAAGCCCGGTATTGTCTCCGGTTTACGTACCACCTGCTGACAATTCGGCGATGGATGGTTTTGCTTTTGTCCATCCTGGCGACGTTGATGTCACCACGGTTAGCTTTGAGCTTATCGGCGAAAGTTTTGCAGGCCACCCATTTGCAGGGACCGTGCAACCTGGACAAAGTGTTCGGATCATGACAGGTGGACTGGTTCCCGATGGCTGCGACACCGTACTAATGCAGGAAGATTGCGCAGTTAATGATGGAAAAATAACAATAAATCGCTTGCCAAAGCCTGGCAACAGCATTCGTTGTCGTGGTGAAGATATTAACCTTGGCAGCGAGGTCGTCGCCAAAGGCAAAATTATTAATGCCGTCGATATTGGACTGTTATCGTCACTGGGCGTTAGTCACGTTGAAGTGACTCGACAGGTTAAAGTCGCGGTGTTGGCCAGTGGCGATGAGCTTAAATCTCCGGGAGAGCCATTAGCGAGCGGTGAGATTTATGAGAGTAACCGAATTTCCATTGCAACCATGTTGACTAAGCTCGGCTGTGAAGTGCTGGACTTAGGCATAATTCCCGATGATCCAAAAGCACTTACAGACGCTTTCTCAAAAGCTAACCAGGAATGCGATATCGTGATTTCTTCGGGCGGCGTTTCTGTCGGGGAAGCCGATTACACCAAGCAGGTTTTGGATGACATCGGCGAAATTGATTTTTACAAAATCGCGATGAAGCCAGGAAAGCCTTTCGCCTGTGGCAAACTTAGCGACAGTGTGTTTTTCGGTTTGCCGGGAAATCCGGTATCGGCATTGGTAACCTTCATGCAATTAGCCGTGCCGGGGATTGAGACCATGCAAGGTAAGAGCAAGCAAAAACGAATTGGCTTTTGGGCTGAGGCAACATCGAATTTACGAAAATCCATCGGTAGACGTGATTTTCAGCGTGGAATTTATGAGTTTTCTGAAACCGGTTTGCCAAAGGTAACATCCACCGGTGCCCAAGGGTCAGGTATTTTAACCAGTTTGGCAAAAGCCAATTGCTTTATCGTTTTGGCGGCAGAGCAGAGCAGCGTCAAGGCTGGTGAGTCGGTTTGGGTTGAGCCCTTTCCGGCATGGCTAAATTAG
- a CDS encoding molybdenum cofactor guanylyltransferase, with the protein MTPISTTASKPAQVSAPLLGVVLAGGRSQRMGQDKALLPALQQISAKNQAANTASQSMLQFSQNLLVKSGINQVVISGRADTPSVIDDIAYAGPLMGLYSVIQALRPKAILALPVDMPLLNSDDLNQLKIAGELSGKCTCFSDNPLPLYLPVNAIVVEFLNQQYQQLQANPNSKGPSFKQLFAQAGVNRISSQSQQRLQNTNTPQEWQQAQRHARQLEQQRGFHRYVD; encoded by the coding sequence GTGACGCCGATATCAACGACTGCATCTAAGCCTGCACAAGTTTCAGCGCCGCTCCTTGGTGTAGTGCTCGCTGGTGGTAGATCGCAACGCATGGGACAAGACAAGGCTTTATTGCCAGCCCTGCAGCAAATAAGCGCAAAAAACCAAGCTGCCAATACCGCATCGCAATCCATGCTGCAGTTCAGCCAAAACCTATTAGTTAAATCTGGTATCAACCAGGTGGTTATCAGTGGCCGTGCGGATACGCCATCGGTTATCGACGATATTGCTTACGCAGGACCATTGATGGGCTTGTATTCGGTGATTCAAGCCCTGCGCCCGAAGGCGATTTTAGCGCTACCTGTGGATATGCCACTGCTTAATAGTGACGATCTGAATCAGCTGAAAATAGCAGGCGAGTTAAGTGGAAAATGCACATGTTTTAGCGATAACCCATTACCTTTGTATCTGCCGGTAAACGCCATTGTCGTCGAATTTCTGAATCAGCAATACCAACAGTTGCAAGCAAACCCGAATTCCAAAGGTCCCTCTTTCAAGCAACTGTTTGCACAAGCCGGGGTTAACCGGATTTCATCTCAATCGCAACAAAGATTGCAAAATACCAATACGCCCCAAGAGTGGCAACAAGCCCAGCGCCATGCTCGGCAATTAGAACAACAACGAGGTTTTCACCGTTATGTCGACTAA
- a CDS encoding tetratricopeptide repeat protein, protein MIQVTPENFQQLMFEDSKEKLVVVAFWADQIPESVQLRDALASSLAGKEQAIIFAGVDCQQQQQIAAQFGIQSLPTAIVVKDGQPIDGIAGPQTDETLNQFLDKHLPKPEDEMLRQGMDALQQQQPGDALNFLQQARNLDDQRADIALALIDCYIQLGKLDDADVLLATIKMVDQDSYYQSLVSKLELAREASQSPEITALEEKLTADPENIDIQRQLAAQYSQNNRQEEALEMLFKLLQKDMGDSESRKMLLDILTALPAGDALAGKYRRKLYTLMY, encoded by the coding sequence ATGATTCAAGTTACCCCGGAAAATTTTCAACAGTTAATGTTTGAGGACTCGAAAGAGAAATTGGTCGTTGTCGCGTTTTGGGCCGACCAAATCCCGGAAAGTGTGCAATTGCGAGACGCCTTAGCAAGCAGTTTAGCCGGTAAAGAGCAGGCAATTATTTTTGCCGGCGTTGATTGTCAGCAACAGCAACAAATAGCCGCGCAATTTGGTATTCAATCGCTGCCAACCGCGATTGTGGTTAAAGATGGTCAGCCGATTGATGGTATCGCCGGGCCACAAACCGATGAAACCTTGAATCAATTTCTTGATAAGCACTTACCTAAGCCAGAAGATGAAATGCTTAGACAAGGTATGGATGCGTTGCAACAACAGCAACCGGGCGACGCCTTAAACTTCTTACAGCAGGCTCGAAACCTTGATGACCAGCGAGCCGATATCGCTCTTGCTTTAATCGATTGTTATATCCAACTGGGCAAACTTGATGATGCCGATGTCTTGTTAGCCACCATTAAAATGGTCGATCAGGATAGTTACTATCAGAGTCTGGTTTCGAAACTGGAACTGGCGCGCGAGGCAAGTCAGTCTCCGGAAATAACCGCATTGGAAGAAAAGCTTACCGCCGATCCTGAGAACATTGATATCCAGCGCCAGTTAGCAGCGCAATACAGCCAGAACAATCGTCAGGAAGAAGCATTGGAAATGCTGTTTAAGCTTCTGCAAAAAGATATGGGCGACAGTGAATCGAGAAAAATGCTGTTAGATATTCTAACCGCACTGCCGGCAGGTGACGCTTTGGCTGGTAAGTATCGACGCAAGCTATACACATTGATGTATTAA
- a CDS encoding nitrate reductase cytochrome c-type subunit gives MKYLKVILLPVLVLCFAAFADEIATLRNNTAIDQEGNPEYIPKITNDDIKQGRNYPMQPPLIPHTDRDYEVNLNVNKCMACHARNRTDDSQAPMVSVTHYMDRDGNFLAEISPRRYFCNQCHVPQLSTEPKVGNDFVDMHSILSKKAAEKAKSE, from the coding sequence ATGAAATATCTTAAGGTTATCCTCTTGCCTGTGCTGGTCTTATGCTTCGCCGCATTTGCCGATGAAATTGCCACACTTCGTAATAACACGGCTATCGACCAGGAAGGCAACCCTGAATACATACCGAAAATTACCAATGATGACATCAAGCAGGGTCGCAACTACCCGATGCAGCCGCCGTTGATCCCTCATACCGACCGGGATTATGAGGTCAATCTGAACGTCAACAAGTGCATGGCTTGTCACGCCCGTAACCGCACGGATGATTCTCAGGCGCCTATGGTAAGTGTCACTCACTATATGGACCGTGATGGTAATTTTCTCGCCGAAATTTCACCACGGCGATATTTTTGTAATCAGTGCCACGTCCCACAACTGTCAACGGAGCCGAAAGTCGGTAACGACTTCGTAGACATGCACAGCATTCTGTCGAAGAAAGCCGCTGAAAAGGCGAAAAGCGAATAA